Proteins from one Pyramidobacter piscolens W5455 genomic window:
- a CDS encoding NADH-quinone oxidoreductase subunit B family protein — MKLENYLQVLPKSLWVFTLNSGSCNGCDIEIVASLTPRYDIERLGLKLTGTPRHADVLLVTGPVTRFMEPKLRQIYAQIPDPKVVIAVGNCATSGDVFYKSYNLVGPVDRIVPVDVYVHGCAIRPEALIEGVAKAVTLLEAKRAGLLNKSAVGEGA, encoded by the coding sequence ATGAAGCTGGAAAATTATCTTCAGGTCCTGCCCAAGTCGCTGTGGGTTTTTACGCTCAACAGCGGTTCCTGCAACGGCTGCGACATTGAAATCGTCGCCAGCCTGACGCCCCGTTACGACATCGAGCGTCTCGGGCTGAAGCTGACGGGCACTCCGCGCCATGCCGACGTCCTTCTGGTCACCGGACCGGTGACGCGTTTCATGGAGCCGAAGCTGCGCCAGATCTACGCGCAGATCCCCGACCCCAAGGTGGTCATCGCCGTGGGCAACTGCGCCACTTCCGGCGACGTGTTCTACAAATCCTACAATCTCGTCGGCCCCGTGGATCGCATCGTGCCCGTAGACGTGTACGTCCACGGCTGCGCCATCCGTCCCGAAGCGCTGATCGAGGGCGTGGCCAAGGCGGTCACGCTGCTGGAGGCCAAGCGGGCCGGGCTGTTGAACAAGAGCGCGGTGGGAGAGGGGGCGTAA
- a CDS encoding NADH-quinone oxidoreductase subunit C — MDMRASAQSKKYPTSMEIYADKNVNYKTPQEALEFLRSRFGDAVTETELREYKEGVCQYSRWHLLLTVRRERFLDLVDALGELDFPHFHVASGNDDGDTIRQIYHFSLFRREGRGRELTVTVTVRVPKTDLVMPSLHGRNPGVGFSEREMNEMLGVAHDGQPNTDLVFLPDGWDRTILPWRRDETGPEGKGVINELD, encoded by the coding sequence ATGGACATGAGGGCAAGCGCGCAATCGAAAAAATATCCCACGTCGATGGAAATCTACGCGGATAAAAATGTGAATTACAAAACGCCTCAGGAAGCGCTCGAGTTTCTTCGGAGCCGTTTCGGCGACGCCGTGACGGAAACGGAGCTGCGCGAGTACAAAGAGGGCGTGTGCCAGTATTCGCGCTGGCATCTGCTGCTTACCGTGAGGCGCGAGAGGTTTCTCGATCTCGTGGACGCCCTCGGCGAGCTGGACTTTCCCCATTTTCACGTGGCCAGCGGCAACGACGACGGCGACACGATCCGGCAGATCTACCACTTCTCGCTGTTCCGCCGCGAAGGACGCGGCAGGGAGCTGACGGTCACGGTCACGGTGCGCGTGCCCAAGACCGACCTGGTCATGCCGTCGCTGCACGGGCGCAATCCCGGCGTCGGCTTCAGCGAGCGCGAGATGAACGAAATGCTTGGCGTCGCTCACGACGGACAGCCCAACACGGATCTCGTTTTCCTGCCCGACGGCTGGGACCGCACGATCCTGCCCTGGCGCCGCGACGAGACCGGCCCCGAAGGCAAGGGCGTCATCAATGAGCTCGATTAG